In Luteolibacter rhizosphaerae, one genomic interval encodes:
- a CDS encoding cysteine-rich CWC family protein, with the protein MIAEIPQPLPEFHCPLCGGPNDCAAAANCSFTAPCWCREVTFAAELLARVPEPMKGRACICRACAEAAAAGQGSLTDSSPPMS; encoded by the coding sequence GTGATCGCCGAGATCCCGCAACCCTTGCCCGAGTTCCACTGCCCGCTCTGCGGTGGGCCGAACGACTGCGCCGCGGCGGCGAACTGCAGCTTCACCGCGCCCTGCTGGTGTCGGGAAGTGACCTTTGCCGCGGAGCTGCTAGCCCGCGTGCCGGAGCCGATGAAGGGCCGGGCTTGCATCTGCCGGGCCTGTGCGGAAGCAGCGGCGGCGGGGCAGGGTAGCCTGACGGATTCTTCACCGCCCATGTCGTGA
- a CDS encoding TIGR00730 family Rossman fold protein — protein MRSVCVFCGSNPGRDPLYREAAQSLGRYLAGQGIGLVYGGGRVGLMGAVADAVLAAGGRVTGVIPRALAEKEIEHTGLSELHVVDSMHERKLMMADAADGFIALPGGVGTLEEIFEVITWTQLGIHVKPCGFLNVGGFFDPLLGFLRHMAAEQFLHGKHLEMIASESDAGALIARMAAFTPPQVEKWVDRQVRP, from the coding sequence ATGCGCAGCGTCTGTGTCTTCTGCGGCTCGAATCCCGGGCGCGATCCGCTCTATCGGGAGGCCGCGCAGTCGCTCGGGCGCTATCTGGCAGGGCAGGGGATCGGTCTCGTTTATGGCGGCGGCCGCGTGGGTCTGATGGGTGCGGTGGCGGATGCGGTGCTGGCAGCCGGTGGCCGTGTCACCGGCGTCATCCCGCGCGCGCTGGCGGAGAAGGAGATCGAGCACACCGGGCTGAGCGAGCTGCACGTGGTGGACTCCATGCACGAGCGCAAGCTGATGATGGCGGATGCCGCCGATGGCTTCATCGCCCTGCCCGGAGGGGTCGGCACGCTGGAAGAGATCTTCGAGGTGATCACCTGGACGCAACTCGGCATCCATGTGAAGCCTTGCGGCTTCCTCAATGTCGGCGGCTTCTTCGATCCGCTGCTGGGCTTCCTGCGGCACATGGCCGCGGAGCAATTCCTGCACGGGAAGCACCTCGAGATGATCGCCAGCGAAAGCGATGCCGGTGCCTTGATCGCGCGCATGGCCGCCTTCACCCCGCCGCAGGTGGAGAAGTGGGTGGACCGGCAGGTGAGGCCCTGA